The proteins below come from a single Oryzomicrobium terrae genomic window:
- the cysS gene encoding cysteine--tRNA ligase, with protein MLKIYNSLVREKQEFHPIEPGKVRMYVCGMTVYDYCHLGHARVLVVFDMVRRWLRASGYDVTYVRNITDIDDKIIKRAVENGETIRQLTDRFIAYMHEDADALGVERPDHEPRATQFVPQMLSMIGTLEEKGLAYQASGGDVNYAVRKFPGYGKLSGKSLDDLRAGERVEVQADSGKHDPLDFVLWKHAKAEEPAEVKWASPWGEGRPGWHIECSAMSSSLLGTHIDIHGGGQDLQFPHHENEIAQSEGAHGHGFVNYWIHNGFVRVDDEKMSKSLGNFFTIRQVLEQYDPEVVRFFILRAHYRSPLNYSDAHLDDARGALTRLYTALRGVEAAAGGVDWNEAHAQRFKASLDDDFGTAEAMAVLFDLANELNKTRSPETARQLKGLGAVLGLLQRDPLEFLQGGPVAEEGYAAERIEALIQARAEAKKAKNFAESDRIRDELKAAGVLLEDGPGGTTWRRA; from the coding sequence ATGCTGAAAATCTACAACTCCCTCGTCCGGGAAAAGCAGGAATTTCACCCCATCGAACCCGGCAAGGTGAGGATGTACGTCTGTGGCATGACCGTCTATGACTACTGCCACCTGGGCCACGCCCGGGTGCTGGTGGTGTTCGACATGGTGCGGCGCTGGCTGCGCGCGTCGGGCTACGACGTGACCTACGTGCGCAACATCACCGATATCGACGACAAGATCATCAAGCGGGCGGTGGAGAACGGCGAGACCATCCGCCAGCTCACCGACCGCTTCATCGCCTACATGCACGAGGACGCCGATGCCCTGGGGGTGGAGCGTCCCGACCACGAACCCCGCGCCACCCAGTTCGTGCCTCAGATGCTGTCGATGATCGGCACTCTGGAAGAAAAGGGGCTGGCCTACCAGGCCAGCGGCGGCGACGTGAACTACGCAGTGCGCAAGTTCCCCGGCTACGGCAAGCTGTCCGGCAAGTCCCTGGACGATCTGCGCGCCGGCGAACGGGTCGAGGTGCAGGCCGACAGCGGCAAGCACGATCCCCTCGACTTCGTGTTGTGGAAGCACGCCAAGGCCGAGGAACCGGCCGAGGTGAAGTGGGCCTCCCCCTGGGGCGAGGGCCGTCCTGGCTGGCACATCGAGTGTTCGGCGATGAGCTCGTCCCTGCTCGGTACCCACATCGACATCCACGGCGGCGGCCAGGACCTGCAGTTCCCCCACCACGAGAACGAGATCGCCCAGAGCGAGGGCGCCCACGGCCACGGCTTCGTCAATTACTGGATCCACAACGGCTTTGTGCGGGTGGACGACGAGAAGATGTCCAAGTCCCTGGGCAACTTCTTCACCATCCGCCAGGTGCTGGAGCAGTACGACCCGGAAGTGGTGCGCTTCTTCATCCTGCGCGCCCACTACCGCAGCCCGCTCAATTACTCCGACGCCCACCTGGACGATGCCCGGGGCGCCCTGACCCGGCTGTACACCGCCCTGCGTGGGGTGGAGGCGGCCGCCGGCGGGGTGGATTGGAACGAGGCCCACGCCCAGCGTTTCAAGGCGTCCCTGGATGATGACTTCGGCACCGCCGAGGCCATGGCCGTGCTGTTCGACCTGGCCAACGAGCTGAACAAGACTCGGTCCCCCGAAACCGCACGCCAGCTGAAGGGTTTGGGCGCCGTGCTCGGCCTGCTGCAGCGCGATCCGCTGGAATTCCTGCAAGGCGGCCCGGTGGCCGAGGAAGGCTACGCCGCCGAGCGCATCGAGGCCCTCATCCAGGCCCGGGCCGAGGCGAAGAAAGCGAAGAACTTTGCCGAGTCCGACCGCATCCGCGACGAACTGAAGGCGGCCGG